CGGAAGTATGCCCGCTGCGGTGAAGAATTCCGAAGATCCGAACAAGTTGGTTGTCCGCTTTCGGGCGCTCTGGTGTAGTCGAACCGTCGCCGACCTCTCCCGGCACGCTTCGACGCTCCACAATGGACACCGGAAGGACGATTCCTTTGACCAGAATATGGATCAGCCTGCTCACCAGATCCGTGGCGACGCCGCGGCATGCCTCACCGCCGCCAGTCTCGCCACCCCCCGCTGCCGCACCCCCGCCTTCGGCCAACGGCACCGCAGTGGTCGGCGGCAGTCGCGCGAGCCAAGGCGAATTCCCCTGGATGGTAAGGATTTCCGACGGCTGCGGCGGCGCTCTCTACACCGAGCAGATCGTGCTCACCGCAGCCCATTGCGTAGACCGCACCGGCAAGGACACCTCGATCACCGCCACCCTCGGCGTCGTCGACCTGCAGGACTCAAGCGCCACGAAGGTGCGTTCCACCTACGTCTACCGCTCCCCCACCCACGACACCACCGGCGGTGACTGGGCGCTGATCAAGCTGGCCCACCCGGTCCGTGGGATCCCAACTTTGCCGCTCGCCACCGCCGCCGACTACAACGAGGGCAAGTTCACTGTCGCCGGCTGGGGCGACACCGTCGAAGACGGCAATCAGCAACGCTACCTGCGGAAAGCCGAAGTCCCTTTCGTCGACGACCAAACCTGCCGTTCC
This Amycolatopsis sulphurea DNA region includes the following protein-coding sequences:
- a CDS encoding S1 family peptidase translates to MDTGRTIPLTRIWISLLTRSVATPRHASPPPVSPPPAAAPPPSANGTAVVGGSRASQGEFPWMVRISDGCGGALYTEQIVLTAAHCVDRTGKDTSITATLGVVDLQDSSATKVRSTYVYRSPTHDTTGGDWALIKLAHPVRGIPTLPLATAADYNEGKFTVAGWGDTVEDGNQQRYLRKAEVPFVDDQTCRSQGGEYDGLHPDAEICAGYVDEGGVDACQGDSGGPLFRRDDADRWIQVGITSWGTGCARPHAPGVYTEVSTFAADIAAAAKKI